In Vespa velutina chromosome 14, iVesVel2.1, whole genome shotgun sequence, one DNA window encodes the following:
- the LOC124954035 gene encoding poly(A) RNA polymerase gld-2 homolog A-like isoform X1, with translation MYHTMYPPQMMVQIMGGQHASGQYLSTPTQMVHINSTNVLSPAEYTQYIPDVSGHNRHHMMQTGSYPLELLQLMGVEIPSLRHIDYVSNVGTGSGSGNWPRRIIPPNNTSPLQPPLHLNFRPSNNNSIKKQHWSNKTSKKSSYRENFLYNDKYNSDSGFSSRSPTPSKYQADSSQNESSDERDSITSSIEQGIKKLHRVQSDYNIVNNKITEEGFISSASAHQFYQNQRPINYYPAFSTPRSFQNYQNKRRYHTGKGSPPPQKSQRGKKFTGVILPGYSMFPRCHTAPDRFLARSHLIEVNYTPTDLITGTVWDKLSQDIWKKFITNQQTEIVYRNKMNLWKYLYVLIKGTFPKYGLFLVGSTMNGFGSDNSDVDMCLLVRHTEMDQKNEAIAHLEQILRCLKRSDIITQLELIQAKVPILKFHDAMQNLEVDLNCNNAVGIRNTHLLYCYSQIDWRVRPLVLVVKLWAQCQNINDAKNMTISSYSLVLMVIHFLQCGVNPPVLPCLHSLYVGKFGPHTDIHSIDINEKLNIPPIWFYPTNRQSLGELFVEFFRYYVTFDFSQYAISVRLARKIPIEECRRARSLKNDPHQWKCLCIEEPFDLTNTARSVYDPDVFARIKQVFDCTYQKLKEGHNLASIFVKVNTISSFAMT, from the exons atgtatcaCACTATGTATCCACCACAAATGATGGTGCAGATTATGGGTGGCCAACATGCGAGTGGACAATATCTATCAACACCAACACAAATGGTACATATTAATAGTACAAATGTATTATCACCGGCAGAATATACACAGTATATACCCGATGTGTCTGGCCATAATAGGCATCATATGATGcag ACTGGAAGTTATCCATTGGAATTATTGCAATTAATGGGTGTTGAAATTCCTTCATTGCGGCACATAGATTATGTCAGTAATGTAGGTACTGGTTCTGGTTCAGGAAACTGGCCAAGGCGAATTATTCCGCCAAACAATACTTCCCCTCTACAACCACCCTTGCATCTAAATTTTAGAccatcgaataataattcaataaagaaacaacattGGAGTAAtaaaacaagtaaaaaaagtTCGTATAGAGAAAACTTTttgtataatgataaatataatagtgaCAGTGGCTTTAGTTCCCGTTCTCCAACCCCCAGTAAATATCAAGCTGATAGTAGCCAGAATGAAAGTTCAGATGAACGGGATTCTATAACATCTTCAATTGAACAAGGAATCAA AAAGTTACATAGAGTGCAATCAGactataatattgtaaataataaaattacagaAGAAGGTTTTATTTCAAGTGCCTCGGCAcatcaattttatcaaaatcaaCGAcccattaattattatcctgCTTTTTCAACTCCCAgatcatttcaaaattatcagaataaaagaagatatcatACAG GTAAAGGTAGTCCACCACCTCAAAAGTCTCAACGGGGTAAAAAGTTCACAGGAGTAATATTACCAGGTTACAGTATGTTCCCTAGGTGTCATACAGCTCCAGATCGATTTCTCGCTAGATCTCATCTTATTGAAGTAAATTATACGCCAACCGATTTAATAACTGGAACGGTGTGGGACAAACTTTCGCAGGATATTTGGAAGAAGTTTATTACAAATCAGCAAACTGAAAttgtttatagaaataaaatgaatctttGGAAATATCTCTATGTTTTAATAAAg GGAACGTTTCCAAAATATGGATTATTTTTGGTTGGTTCAACAATGAATGGTTTTGGATCAGACAATAGCGATGTAGATATGTGCTTACTAGTGAGACATACAGAAATGGATCAAAAAAATGAAGCTATCGCCCACTTAGAACAGATATTAAGGTGTCTCAAACGATCtg atattataacaCAACTTGAACTTATACAAGCAAAAGTACCAATCTTGAAGTTTCACGATGCTATGCAAAATTTAGAAGTCGATCTCAATTGCAATAATGCTGTAGGAATACGTAATACTCATCTCCTTTATTGTTATTCTCAAA ttGACTGGAGAGTAAGACCTTTGGTTCTAGTTGTCAAATTATGGGCTCAAtgtcaaaatataaatgacgCCAAAAACATGACAATATCTAGTTACTCTTTAGTTTTAATGGTCATACATTTTCTACAAT GTGGCGTCAATCCTCCAGTTCTTCCATGTTTACATTCTTTATATGTAGGAAAATTTGGACCACATACAGATATTCATTCCATAGatattaatgagaaattaAACATTCCGCCTATATGGTTTTATCCTACAAATCGTCAATCGCTCGGGGAACTTTTTGTAgaattttttagatattacgTTACATTCGA ttTCAGCCAATATGCTATTTCTGTGCGTTTGGCACGTAAAATACCAATAGAAGAATGTAGGAGAGCACGATCGTTAAAAAATGATCCACATCAATGGAAATGTCTATGTATTGAAG AACCATTTGATTTGACAAATACTGCTAGGTCGGTGTATGACCCAGACGTATTTGCAAGAATCAAGCAGGTATTTGATTGTACCTATCAAAAACTAAAGGAAGGTCATAATTTAGCAAGCATCTTTGTCAAAGTTAATACTATATCATCTTTTGCTATGACATAA
- the LOC124954035 gene encoding poly(A) RNA polymerase gld-2 homolog A-like isoform X2 — protein MGGQHASGQYLSTPTQMVHINSTNVLSPAEYTQYIPDVSGHNRHHMMQTGSYPLELLQLMGVEIPSLRHIDYVSNVGTGSGSGNWPRRIIPPNNTSPLQPPLHLNFRPSNNNSIKKQHWSNKTSKKSSYRENFLYNDKYNSDSGFSSRSPTPSKYQADSSQNESSDERDSITSSIEQGIKKLHRVQSDYNIVNNKITEEGFISSASAHQFYQNQRPINYYPAFSTPRSFQNYQNKRRYHTGKGSPPPQKSQRGKKFTGVILPGYSMFPRCHTAPDRFLARSHLIEVNYTPTDLITGTVWDKLSQDIWKKFITNQQTEIVYRNKMNLWKYLYVLIKGTFPKYGLFLVGSTMNGFGSDNSDVDMCLLVRHTEMDQKNEAIAHLEQILRCLKRSDIITQLELIQAKVPILKFHDAMQNLEVDLNCNNAVGIRNTHLLYCYSQIDWRVRPLVLVVKLWAQCQNINDAKNMTISSYSLVLMVIHFLQCGVNPPVLPCLHSLYVGKFGPHTDIHSIDINEKLNIPPIWFYPTNRQSLGELFVEFFRYYVTFDFSQYAISVRLARKIPIEECRRARSLKNDPHQWKCLCIEEPFDLTNTARSVYDPDVFARIKQVFDCTYQKLKEGHNLASIFVKVNTISSFAMT, from the exons ATGGGTGGCCAACATGCGAGTGGACAATATCTATCAACACCAACACAAATGGTACATATTAATAGTACAAATGTATTATCACCGGCAGAATATACACAGTATATACCCGATGTGTCTGGCCATAATAGGCATCATATGATGcag ACTGGAAGTTATCCATTGGAATTATTGCAATTAATGGGTGTTGAAATTCCTTCATTGCGGCACATAGATTATGTCAGTAATGTAGGTACTGGTTCTGGTTCAGGAAACTGGCCAAGGCGAATTATTCCGCCAAACAATACTTCCCCTCTACAACCACCCTTGCATCTAAATTTTAGAccatcgaataataattcaataaagaaacaacattGGAGTAAtaaaacaagtaaaaaaagtTCGTATAGAGAAAACTTTttgtataatgataaatataatagtgaCAGTGGCTTTAGTTCCCGTTCTCCAACCCCCAGTAAATATCAAGCTGATAGTAGCCAGAATGAAAGTTCAGATGAACGGGATTCTATAACATCTTCAATTGAACAAGGAATCAA AAAGTTACATAGAGTGCAATCAGactataatattgtaaataataaaattacagaAGAAGGTTTTATTTCAAGTGCCTCGGCAcatcaattttatcaaaatcaaCGAcccattaattattatcctgCTTTTTCAACTCCCAgatcatttcaaaattatcagaataaaagaagatatcatACAG GTAAAGGTAGTCCACCACCTCAAAAGTCTCAACGGGGTAAAAAGTTCACAGGAGTAATATTACCAGGTTACAGTATGTTCCCTAGGTGTCATACAGCTCCAGATCGATTTCTCGCTAGATCTCATCTTATTGAAGTAAATTATACGCCAACCGATTTAATAACTGGAACGGTGTGGGACAAACTTTCGCAGGATATTTGGAAGAAGTTTATTACAAATCAGCAAACTGAAAttgtttatagaaataaaatgaatctttGGAAATATCTCTATGTTTTAATAAAg GGAACGTTTCCAAAATATGGATTATTTTTGGTTGGTTCAACAATGAATGGTTTTGGATCAGACAATAGCGATGTAGATATGTGCTTACTAGTGAGACATACAGAAATGGATCAAAAAAATGAAGCTATCGCCCACTTAGAACAGATATTAAGGTGTCTCAAACGATCtg atattataacaCAACTTGAACTTATACAAGCAAAAGTACCAATCTTGAAGTTTCACGATGCTATGCAAAATTTAGAAGTCGATCTCAATTGCAATAATGCTGTAGGAATACGTAATACTCATCTCCTTTATTGTTATTCTCAAA ttGACTGGAGAGTAAGACCTTTGGTTCTAGTTGTCAAATTATGGGCTCAAtgtcaaaatataaatgacgCCAAAAACATGACAATATCTAGTTACTCTTTAGTTTTAATGGTCATACATTTTCTACAAT GTGGCGTCAATCCTCCAGTTCTTCCATGTTTACATTCTTTATATGTAGGAAAATTTGGACCACATACAGATATTCATTCCATAGatattaatgagaaattaAACATTCCGCCTATATGGTTTTATCCTACAAATCGTCAATCGCTCGGGGAACTTTTTGTAgaattttttagatattacgTTACATTCGA ttTCAGCCAATATGCTATTTCTGTGCGTTTGGCACGTAAAATACCAATAGAAGAATGTAGGAGAGCACGATCGTTAAAAAATGATCCACATCAATGGAAATGTCTATGTATTGAAG AACCATTTGATTTGACAAATACTGCTAGGTCGGTGTATGACCCAGACGTATTTGCAAGAATCAAGCAGGTATTTGATTGTACCTATCAAAAACTAAAGGAAGGTCATAATTTAGCAAGCATCTTTGTCAAAGTTAATACTATATCATCTTTTGCTATGACATAA